CGGGCGGCGCGCAGCACGTCCACGTGCAGGGTGATCCGGGCCGACTGGCCGAAGGACTCCCAGATGTGCCGGGTCATGCTGGTCGGGTAGACCGGGCCGATGTACGGCGCGAGGACCGGCTCGTCGTGCACCACGTACGGCCGGCCGGAGAGGTCGACCGCGGCCCGGACCAGCACCTCGTCCATCGGCACGGTGGCCGAGCCGTACCGCCGGATGCCGGCCTTGTCCCCCAGCGCCTGGTCGAACGCGGCGCCCAGCGCGAGCGCGGTGTCCTCCATCGTGTGGTGCGCGTCGATCTCCAGGTCACCGACCGTGCGGACGGTGAGGTCGAAGCCGCCGTGCCGGGCGATCTGGTGCAGCATGTGGTCGTAGAAGCCGACGCCGGTGCTGATCTCGGCCTGGCCGGTGCCGTCGAGGTCGAGCACGACCAGGACGTTGGTCTCCTTGGTGATCCGCTCGATCCGGGCGGTGCGACTCATGAGATCTTCTCCATTGCGGCGAGGAACGCGTCGGTCTCGGCAGGGGTGCCGGCGGTGACCCGCAGCCAGCCGGGCAGGCCGACGTCGCGGACCAGCACGCCCGCGTCGAGCAGGGTCCGCCAGGCCGCCGCCTGGTCGCCACCGACCTCGAAGAGCACGAAGTTGGCGTCGCTGTCGGCCACCCGGCGGCCCCGGGCGCGCAGCTCGGCCACGATCCGGTCCCGCTGCGCCATGATCGCGTCGACGGTGCCGAGCAGGGCGTCGCGGTGCGCCAGCGCCGCGCGGGCGGCGGCCTGGGTGAGCGCCGAGAGGTGGTACGGCAGGCGGACGAGCTGCACCGCCGCCACCACCGCCGGGTCGGCGGCGAGGTAGCCGAGGCGGCCACCGGCGAAACCGAACGCCTTGCTCATCGTCCGGGTCACCACCAGCCGGGGGTGGCCGGGCAGCACCGCCAGGGCGCTGACCGTGCCGGGGCGGGCGAACTCGGCGTACGCCTCGTCGACGACCACCATGCCGGGGGCGACGTCGAGCACCGCGGCGACCACCGCCGGGTCCAGCGCGGTGCCGGTCGGGTTGTTCGGCGAGCAGAGGAAGACCACGTCCGGGGTGTGCTCACGGACCTGGGTCACCGCCTCGTCGACGGTGAGCCCGAAGTCCACCCCACGGGCGGCCGGGATCCACCGGGTGCCGGTGCCGAGCGCCAGCAGCGGGTGCATCGAGTACGCCGGGACGAAGCCGAGCGCGCTGCGCCCCGGGCCGCCGAACGCCTGGAGCAGCTGCTGCTGGATCTCGTTGGAGCCGTTGGCCGCCCACACCTGATCGACGGTCAGCCCGTGCCCCAGGTACGCCGCCAGGTCGGCGCGCAGCGCCACCGCGTCCCGGTCCGGGTAGCGGTTGAGCTCCCGCAGCTCGGCCGCGAGGGCCTTGCCGATCGCCTCGACCACCGGCTCCGGCACCGGGTAGGAGTTCTCGTTGGTGTTCAGCCGCACCGCGACGTCGAGCTGCGGCGCCCCGTACGGCCTCAGGCCCCGCAGGTCGTCCCGGATCGGCAGGTCGTCCAGGGTGGTCACGGCGTCTCCCCCGCGAACCGGACGCTGACCGCCTGGCCGTGCGCGGGCAGGTCCTCCACCGTCGCCAGGGTGACCACGTGCGGGGCCACCTCGCGCAGCGCCTCCCGGGTGTACTCCACCAGGTGCACGCCGCGCAGGAACGACTGCACCGACAGCCCCGAGGAGTGCCGGGCGCAGCCGCCGGTGGGCAGCACGTGGTTGGAGCCGGCGCAGTAGTCGCCGAGCGACACCGGCGCCCAGGCGCCCACGAAGATCGCCCCGGCGTTGCGGACCCGCATCGCCCACTCCCGGGCGTTCTCGGTCTGGATCTCCAGGTGCTCGGCCGCGTACGCGTCGACCACCCGCAGACCCGCCGCCAGGTCGTCGACCAGCACGATGCCGCTCTGCTCGCCGCCCAGCGCGGTGCTCACCCGCTCGACGTGCTTGGTGGCCGGCACCTGCCGGGCCAGCTCCTCGTCCACCGCGTCGGCCAGCGCGAGCGACGGGGTGACCAGGACGCTGGCCGCGAGGGGGTCGTGCTCGGCCTGGCTGATCAGGTCGGCGGCGACGTGCGCCGGGTCGGCGGTGTCGTCGGCGAGGATGGCGATCTCGGTCGGGCCGGCCTCGGCGTCGATGCCGACCACCCCGCGCAGCAGCCGCTTGGCGGCGGTGACCCAGATGTTGCCCGGGCCGGTGATCATGTCGACCGGGTCGCAGCGCAGCGCGCCCTCGGGGTCGACCGCCGCGCCGTAGGCGAGCATCGCCACCGCCTGGGCGCCGCCGACGGCGTACACCTCGTCGACGCCGAGCAGCGCGCAGGCCGCGAGCACCCGCTGGTCGGGCAGGCCGCCGTTCTCCTTCTGCGGCGGGCTCACCACCACCAGCGAGCGCACCCCGGCGGCCTGGGCCGGAACGACGTTCATCACCACGGTCGACGGGTACATGGCCAGGCCGCCGGGGACGTAGAGGCCGACCCGGTCCACCGGCACCCAGCGCTCGGTGACCGTGCCGCCCGGCACGACCTGGGTGGTGTGGTCGGTGCGGCGCTGGTCGGCGTGCACCTTCCGGGCCCGGGTGATCGACTCCAGCAGCGCCGCGCGCACCTGCGGGTCCAGCGTCCCCTCGGCCTCGGCGATCACCTCGGCGGGAACCCGCAGCACCTCGGGGCTGACCCCGTCGAACCGCTCGCTGGCCTCCCGGATCGCCGGGTACCCATGGTCCCGGACCGCCTCCACGAGCGGGCGGATCCTCTCGACGGCCACGGAGACGTCGAGCTGGGCACGGGGCAGCAGGCGGCGCGGGTCACGGACCCCGCCGCGCAGGTCGATCCGATTCAACACCCTTGCGAGTCTAGGCGGCGCCCACGCGGGCGGCCCTCGCCGCCCGGACGGCGGGACGGTGAGCCGGGACACGCCGGACGCGGCGGATCGGGCTACGCTCGGACGCGTGACCGCACGGCTGCCGGTGTTCCCGCTCGCAACGGTGCTCTTCCCCGGTCTGGTGCTGCCGCTGCACATCTTCGAGGAGCGCTACCGCACGTTGATCCGCGACCTGGTCGGGCGGCCCGAGGGGGCGCCCCGCGAGTTCGGTGTGGTGGCGATCCGCACCGGCTGGGAGGTCGCCCCCGCCCCCGGCCGGGCCGTCCCCGGCGGCGGCGAGGTGACCCTGCACGAGGTGGGCTGCACCGCCGAGCTGCGCCAGGTCACCGAACTCGACGACGGCGGCTTCGACATCGTCACCGTGGGCCGGCGGCGGTTCCGCATCGCCGACGTCGACCGGGCCTCCGCGCCGTACCTGACCGCCGAGGTCCAGTGGCTGCCCGAGCCGTCCGGCACCGACGAGGTGACCGAGCTGCTCGCGGCCCGGGTGATCGCGGTCTTCCGGCAGTACCTGGCCCTGGTCCGCCCCGGCGAGCAGGAGGTCTCCGAGCAGCTCCCGGAGGACCCGACGGTGCTGTCGCACCTGGTGGCGGCGACCGCCGCGCTGACCGTCGCCGACCGGCAGCGGCTGCTCGCCGTCGACGACACCGCCGCGCGGCTCCGCGCCGAGCTGCGGCTGCTCAACCGCGAGGCGGCTCTGCTGCGCCAGGTCCGGGCGGTTCCGGTGCCGCTGTCGGACTTGGCCTCCCCCCCGACCCCCAACTGACCACCCACCCCCGCCGACGCGATCCCCTCCGTTTGCGGCGTGTCGCGGTGTCCCTGGCGGGAGAGGCCGTGACCTGCCGCAGACGCGTGGATCACCCGGCCGCCAGCGGTCCGGGTGGCTCAGTCCCGGCCAGGGGCGGACGCCCCGCCGGGGGGACCGGGCACGCCGGAGCCTTCGGGCACGGCCAGGCCGGTCGGCTCCGACACCGGCTCCGGCCGCAGCGACGGCCAGCGCGACCAGCCGGCCAGCAGGGTGTACGTCACGGCGGCGGCGAACGCCGGCAGCAGCACGTCACCGAAGGGCACCGGCAGCACACCGAAGACCCACTCGATGCCGCCGGCCCGCAGGTCGGCGGGCTTGCCGAAGGCGGTGCCCTCCGGGGCGTCGGCCAGCAGCCGCTGGTAGCCGCCGAGCCCGATCCGGCGTCCCACCTGCCAGCCGACCAGCGCGGCGCCGAGCCCGCCCAGGGCGGTCGCGCCGAGCACGGCGGGCCCCCGGCGGCGACGCAGCACGACCCACAGCCCGATCGCGGCGAGCACCCCGAACCCGAGCCCGAGCAGGCTGAACCAGCCGTCGGCCGCGATCGGCTGCTCCGGCTGCGGCTGCGCGTAGACGGCGCCGTCGGCCGTCTTCACCACCGGGGTGTCCGGGGCGACGGCGGCCCAGAGCAGGCCGAGCGGCACGCCCAGCGCGGTGATCCCGAGGACGGTGGCGGCGAGCACCGCGACCGTGCGGCGCAGCGGTTCGCGCGGCTGCGGCGGCGCGGCGTACGCCGGGGGCCAGAGGATCCCCGGGGGCGGCCAGGCCCCGGTGGGCGTGCCGGAGAAGGGCGGTGGGGCCCCACCGTCGGCGGTGGCGGCCGGCGGGGCGCCGCCGTCGGGCCCGGCGGCCGGCGCGGCGCCGGGATCGTTCGGCGCCGGTGTCCCGGCGAAGGGCGTCGACGCGGCGGGGACCGGCGGGTGGGCGGCGTCGACGGGGTCGGCGGGCGCCGGGGCGGCGCGGCCCGGCTCGGCGGGACGGTGCGGATCGGGGGTGTCCGGGCTCACCCGACGATCTTCTCAGGCGCGGCGGCGCGGTGGGGCGTCGGTGGCCCGACACCCCCTCAGCGGGCGAACGGCTCCAGCATCACCGCGGCGGCGCGCAGCCACGCCTGCCGGGTCTCCGGCTGGAGCTGGTGGTACTCGATCGAGGAGCCGGTCTCCAGCGCCGGGTCGTACGGCACCACGGCGACCGCCCGGGTGCGGGTGGCGAAGTGGCGCTCCAGGTCGTCCTGCAAGGACGAGCGGCCCGGCGTGGGGCAGGAGATCAGGGTCACCGCGTTGTCGGCCAGCTCGCCCATGCCCACCTCGTGCAGCAGGTCGAGCATCCAGTCGGCGCTGAACGCGGCGTCCTCGCGGGGCACGGTGGTCACCACGAGCTGGTCGGCGGCGTGCATCACCGTGCGCCAGTTGGCGCTCTCCACGTTGTTGCCGGTGTCCACGCAGACCACGTCGTGGGTGCGGCGCAGCAGCTCCAGCACCCGCTTGACGGTGAACTGGTCCAGCCGTTGGGCGAAGCGGGGGCTCTCCTCGCCGGCCAGCACGTCGTACGAGCCGTCGGAGGCGTGCCGCAGGTAGTCGTCCAGCGCCTCCAGCAGGTCGGCGCCGTCCCGGATCTCGATGTGTGCCAGGTCGCTGATCAGGTGCCGGATGGTCCGGGCGTGCCGGGCGCTGCCGGCGCGCAGCCCGAGGGTGCCGCGCAGCTCGTTGTCGTCCCAGGCCAGCACGCCACGGCCCCGGACGCTGCCGACGGTGGCCGCGGCGAGCACGGTGGCGGTGGTCTTGTGCACCCCGCCCTTGGGGTTGGCGAAGGCGAGCACCCGGGGCGTGCCCAGGTCCCGGCGGAGGATGCCGGCGGCCCGCTCCTGCTCGTCCTGCGGGGTCTGCGGGCGCCACTCGATCCGGGCCGGCTCGATCCGGGCCGGGTAGGCCCGGTCGGCCGTCACCGCGGGGTACGCCGGCTCGGCCGGGTACGCCGGCTCGGCCGGGTACGCCGGCTCGGCCGGATAGGCCGGCGCGGCCGGGTAGGCCGCCTCGGCCCGGTAGCCGGGCTGCTGCGGGTAGGTCGGCTCGGCCGGCGCGTACCCGGGGCGGTAGCCGTCGTCGAGCAGCGGCGCGTACCGGGACTCGGTCGGGGGCGGCTCGTGCCGGTAGCCGTTGTCCAGCAACGCGTACCGGGACTCCGCCACCGGCTCCGGCGGGTAACCCGGGTCGGCCCGGTGGCCGGGGTCGGGCGGGTAGCCGGGCTGCGCCCGGTAGGCGGGGTCGACCCGGTAGCTGGCCTCGGCCCGGTAGCCCGGGTCCGCGCCGTACGTCGGCTGGGCGGGTGGCACGGCGGCCGAGGCCCGCCCGGACCATCCGGTGCCCGACCCGCGCCGGGGCAGCGGATCCCGTGCCGGCGGCTCCTCCGCCCGGCGGTCGGCCTCCACCTGCTCGGGGGTGCGGCCGCCGAGGCGGGCACGGTCAAGCAACGCGCGCCATCGTGGTGCCGGTTCGGCCGACCGGCCCCAGCCGGTCTCGGTGCCGTCCAAGGCTCGCCCTCCCCGCGCCATCGATCTCCGCCTGACAGGCTACGAACGAAACCCTATTCGGACCACACCTGTCTGCGCACATCCCCCGTCGGGCATCCTCGCCCACCCCCGGCCCGGCCACCCCCGGTGACCACGTCCTACGAGGTCGGAGCGGGTGCGGCGGCTCCCGCACCGGCGGAAGCGGCCGGTGAGGAACTGATCACGCCCGGTGCCGCTTCCGACGAATCGCCCACCGCAGGACCGGTCGGGACCAGCGCGGTGTCCACCGGCGGCCGCACCACGTCCCACTGTTCGGGCAGCGGCGGGGTGAAGACCGTCCGGTCCAGCCGACGTACCTCGGGGGCCGGGTCGACCACGCGGACGCCGGGCCGGGCGGCCAGCGCGCGCAGCGCCACCGGTTCGGCGCGGACCACCGCAGCGTAGACGCAACCGCACCCGCTCCGGTAGGCCCGCGCCTCCTCGGCGGCGACCTGCGCCCCGCTGTCGTACACCCGGCGCAGCCCGGCGTCGGTGGCGCTGGCCGCCCGCGTCCGCTGGTCGGCGGCCTCCCGGTCCTTCCGGTCGGCCAGCGTGGACATGCCGGCGACGACGTCCTGCGGCAGCAGTTGGGCCGGCAGGTGCACCACCTCGGTCTGCCGGTCGGGCAGCGGCACCCGGGTCACCACCTCGACCACCGCCGTGCCCGCCAGCACCGCCGGCAGCCGACCCGGCGGGAGGTAGCCGTCGAAGGAGACCAGGGCGTACGCGGCCGGCCCGGTCGCGGGCAGCGCGGCGAGTTCCGCGCCGGCGGACCGGACGTACCCCGGGATCGCGTCGCCCTGGCGGACGCCGACCCGGGTGACCTCGCCGACCGTGCGGTCGCCGACCGGCTCGTCGCGGCGGGCGGCCCAACCGGCGGTGAGCAGCACCGCCCCGGCGCAGAACACGGCCGTCGTGCCCAGCCAGCCGGGCCGGCCGCGCCGGGATGTCCCGGCAGGGGCGGGGTCGGCGGACGGCGGGGCGTCCCCGGGTCGGCTCGGCGCGGGCACGTCAGTCGCGCAGCACCGACAGCGCGTGCGCCAGGTCGTCCGGGTACTCGCTGACGAAGGTCACCTCGTCCCCGGTACGCGGGTGCAGGAAACTCAGCGAGCGGGCGTGCAGCCACTGCCGGCTCAGCCCGAGCCGGGCGGAGAGGGTCGGGTCCGCCCCGTAGGTGAGGTCGCCCACGCACGGGTGCCGCAGCGTCGAGAAGTGCACCCGGATCTGGTGCGTCCGCCCGGTCTCCAGCCGCACGTCGAGCAGGCTGGCGGCGGGGAACGCCTCCAGCGTGTCGTAGTGGGTGATGCTGGGCTTGCCGCCGGAGACCACCGCCCAGCGGTAGTCGTGGTGCGGGTGCCGGTCGATCGGGGCGTCGATGGTGCCGCGCAGCGGGTCCGGGTGGCCCTGCACCACGGCGTGGTAGCGCTTCTCCACCTCGCGGTACTTGAACGCCCGCTTCAACGCCGTGTACGCCTGCTCGCTCTTGGCCACCACCATGACGCCGGTGGTGCCGACGTCGAGCCGGTGCACGACGCCCTGCCGCTCGGCCGCGCCGCTGGTGGAGATCCGGTGCCCGATGCCGGCGAGACCGCCGATCACGGTCGGCCCGGTCCAGCCGGGGCTGGGGTGGGCGGCCACCCCGACCGGCTTGTCGACCACCACGATGTCGTCGTCGGCGTAGACCACGGTCAGCCCGGGCACCGCCTGCGGCACCACGGTCGGCGGGGCGGCCGGGGCCGGCAGGGTGACCTCCAGCCAGGATCCCGCCTTGACCTTGTGGGAGTTGGCCCGTACGACGCCGTCGACCAGCGCGTCCCCGGCGTCGACCAGGGCCGCCGCGGCGGTGCGGGAGAGCCCGAAGAGCCGGGCGACGGCCTGGTCCAGGCGCATGCCGTCCAGACCGTCCGGGACGGGCAGGGACCGGTGGTCGCCGCCGGCGGCGAAGGCCGAGGTCATGCCCGCTCCCGCTGCTCGGTCCCGGCCGGCGTGGCCTCGGTGTCCCTGCCGTCGTCCTTGCCGAGGCGGCTGCCGTCGCGTTGCCGGCCGGTCAGCTCCAGCAGCACGGCCAGCACCACCCCGGAGACCAGCGCGCTGTCGGCCAGGTTGAACACCGGCCAGACCCGGCCGTACGGGTCGAAGAGGCTGACCATGTCCACCACGTGCCCGACGAAGTGCCCGGGGGCGCGGAAGATCCGGTCGACGAGGTTGCCCAGCGCCCCGCCCAGCACCAGGCCGAGCGAGATCGCCCACGGCAGCGACCGCAGCCGCAGCGCCATCCAGGCGATCCAGCCCACCACGCCGATGGTGATCAGCGGGAAGATCCAGGTGTGGTCGGCGCCGATGCTCCAGGCCGCCCCGCTGTTGCGGGTCAGGGTGAGGTAGACGGCGCCGCCGAGCAGCCGTACCGGCGGCCGGTCGTCCAGGTTGAGCAGCGCGAGGTGCTTGGTGAGCAGGTCGGCGAGCAGGGCCACCAGGGCGATGCTGGCCAGGACCACGACCGCACGGCGGCGGGAGGTGCCGCCGCCCGGCTCAGCGGTGCCGGATCCGGCGGTCGGTGCTGTGGTCATCGACTCCCCATCGACTTGTCCGACGGCGACGGATCGCCGTCCTACGCGGTCAGCGGGGAGCGGATCTCAGCGCCGCTCCTCCAGCTGCTTGCAGGTCACGCAGAGGGTCGCCGACGGGAAGGCGGCGAGCCGCTCCACCGGGATCGGGTTCCCGCACCGCTCGCACCACCCGTAGCCACCCTCGTCGAGCCGCTCCAACGCCCGCTCGACCTGCGTGATCCGTTCCCGGATGCTGTTGGCGAGAGAGATCTCCTGCTCGCGTTCGAACGTCTTGGTGCCGGTGTCGGCCTGGTCGTCCCCGGCCGAGTCGGTCAGCCGGTCGCGCTGCAGCTCGGTGATCTCGCTCAGCGTCTGATCGTACTCGGCGCGCAGCTCGTCCCGGCGGGCCGCCAGCGCCGCCCGGATCTTCTCGGTCTCCGCCGCGCTGCGGGTGGCCTTCGGCGCAGGCTTACGACCGGCGGTCCTGGTGTCGGCTGGCTTCGCCATCGTCAGCTCCCTCAGCCGCGTAGCGCGGCGGTCGGCGGTGCCCGGACAGGGGCCACCGGCCTGGCGCCCCCATGCAACAAAACGGGCGCGTGGCAACGTAGGCCACGCACTCCGGAGGGTGGCAAGAATACGGAACGTACAGGCGTCCGACAACGTGCCGCACCGTCGCACCGCTATTCAGCCCCGAGTAAGCCCCAATCGGGGCAAAAGGAACGCTAGCAGATCAGCCATCACGATCCTCCCCGTACTCGCCAAACCACCTGGCCAGCCGACCGCGCCGGCTGATCGCCCGCAGCCGCCGCTCGGCCTCGTCGCGCACCCCGGCGACGGCCACGATCAGCAGGCTGTCGCCGACCTTCAGCCGGGTGTCCGGGCCCGGGACGAACCCGGTCCCGTCCCGCAGCACCAGGGTCACCGAGGCGCCCACCGGCAGCCGCAGCTCGTCCACGTGCACGCCGGCCAGCCGGGAGCCCGCCGGCACCTCCAGTTGGAGCAGGTCCGCCCGCATCCGCTCCAGCGGCGCCGTCTCCACCCGGATCTCCGCCAGCTCGGCCGGCGCGGTCACCCGCAGCCGGCGGGCCGCCGGGGCGAGGGTGCCGGCCTGCAACAGCGTGAAGATCACCACCAGCACGAAGACCACGTCGAAGAGCCGGTCCGCCCCCGGCACCCGCTCCGACAACGGGATGGTGGCCAGCACGATCGGCACCGCCCCGCGCAACCCGGCCCAGGACAGGAACGCCTGCTCGCGCAGGCTCATCCGGAACGGCAGCGCGGAGAGGAGCACCGACAGCGGCCGGGCGAGCAGCAGCAGGGCCAGCCCGACCAGCACCGCCGGCAGCACCGCCCCGGACAGCCGGCTCGGCGTGGCCAGCAGGCCGAGCAGCACGAAGAGCCCGATCTGGGCCAGCCAGGCGAGCCCGTCGGCGAAGCCGAGGATCGCCTGCCGGTGCGGCAGCCGGGCGTTGCCGAGCAGCACGCCGGCCACGTACACGGCGAGGAAGCCGGAGGCGTGCAGCACCGCGCCGGCCGCGTAGGCCAGCACGGTGAAGCCGACCACGGCGATCGGGTAGAGCCCGGACGAGGGCAGCGCCGCGCGGCGCAGCGCGTAGCGCCCGGCGATCCCGGCGGCCACCCCGACCGCCGCACCCATCCCCAGCTCGTAGCCGACCAGGAGCACCTCGTACCACCAGGGGTGGCCCTCGGTGGTGCCGGCCGAGAGCAGCACCACCAGGATCACCACCGGCGCGTCGTTCATGCCGGACTCGGCCTCCAGGGCGGCCACCAGCCGGGGCGGCAGCCGCAGCCGGCGCAGCGTGGCGAAGACCGCCGCGGCGTCGGTCGAGGAGAGCACCGCGCCGTAGAGCAGGGCCAGCCGCCAGTCCAGCCCGAGCAGCAGGTGCACCACCAGGCCGACCACCAGGATGCTGACCAGCACCCCGACCGTGGAGAGCGCCGCCGCCAGCCCGAGCACCGGGCGCAGGGTGCTCCACCGGGCGGTCAGCCCGCCCTCCGCGATGATCACGATCAACGCGCAGAAGCCCAGCACCCGGGTCAGCTCGGCGTCGTCGAAGCGGATGCCCAGACCGGACTCCCCGATCGCCACCCCGAGCGCCAGGTAGACCAGAAGACTCGGCACGCCGAGCCGGGTGGAGAAGCGGACCGCGCCGATCGCCACCAGCAGGACGGCCGCGCCCAGCAGCAGCGCGAGTTCGAGCCCGGGCGTCACCGGCGACCGGTCCTCGGCGCCGTCACGCGTCCGATCCGTCGCGCAGCCGACGGAGCGCGTCGGCCACCTCGTCGGTGGCCCGCTCGACGTCGAAGAGCTTGTCCCGGCTGGCCGTGCCGGCACGCAGGGACACCGCCGCCGGCCGTACGCCCAGCGCGGCGGCGAGCGCCCGCCGGGCCGCCTCGGTGGCCCGCCCGTCGACCGGCGGGGCGTTCACGGCGACCACCAGGGCGGGGCCGTGCGGGCCGTCGAACCGGCCGCCGACCCGGGCACGGGACGCCCCGGGCTTGACCCGCACGGCGACGGTGAGCGTCTCCTCGACCGGCATCCGGGTCAGCCCGGTGGGGCGTCGGCGAGCAGGGCGGTGTCCGGGGCGCAGTCCGCGCACGGGGTGAAGCCCAGCGACACCGCCTCGGAGACCGGCAGCGGTTCGTGGTCCCGCGCGAACAGGTGCAGGCAGGTGGCGAGGTGGTAGCGGGGGCGGCCGTCGACCACCCGCACCTCGGTGTCGAGCCGGGCGACCCGGGCGGCGTCGGCGGTCGACACGGACTGGGCCTCCGGTTCGTCGTCGAGCCCCGCGTCGGCGGCCGGCTCGGCGCGCCACGACGCGGTGTCCGCCCCGCCGCGCCCGGACGGCCCCGGCGCGGGGCTGACCGACTCCCAGGGCCCGGCGAGGTCGCCGTCGGTGGGGCGTGCCGCCGCCACGTCGGGCTCCCCCGCCCCGGCGTCGCCGGCCGGCGCGGGACGGGTGGTCACGGTCTCCGGCTCCCACGGCGTCTCGGCGTACGGCTCCCACCGGCCGTCCGCGGCGGTCACCGGCGGCTCGGGCGGTTGCCGCCACCCGTCGCCACCGGCGCCGAACGTCGTGGGCACGTGCTGGACGGGGATCTCCGGCTCCGGTGCGGCCCGGTCGGCCGGAGCCGTGGTCCGGGACGTGCCCGGAGAACCCCGGCCGGCGCGCGGTCGAGCCTGTTCCCCCGTCGCCCGGGCGGCGGCCACCTGGCGGGCGCCGGCCACCAACGCGACGGCGGCCAACAGGCTGGCCGCGATGGAGCTGATCAGCAGGGTGCTGGAGCCGTCGGCGAGACCGAACACCAGCAGCACCACGGCGACGAGGATGAGCACCAGGCTTGCGACTATCACGGGCCCACCCCCGCCGCGTCGGGTCAGTTGTGGCGCGGTCGGCGGTCGTCGGGTGACGGCCGCCGACCGTCAATCAGCGACCGGACTCGAGAGCGCCGGAGCGACCCCCGCCGTACGAGCCGGCGAGGCCCGCGGCGGCCAGCCCGTTGCCGCCGACGGAACGACCGCCCTCGGCACGGGTCATCTCGGCCTCCAGGCCCTGGCCACGACCGTCGAGGTCGCGCAGCTGGCTCTCCAGGTACGCCTTGAGGCGGGTGCGGTACTCCCGCTCGAACTGCTTGAGCTCCTCGATGTGCTTCTGCAGCGCCGTGCGCTTGGCGTCCAGGCCGCCCATGGCCTCCTGGTGCCGCTGGCGGGCGTCGCGCTCCAGGGCGTCGGCCTTGGCGCGGGCCTCACGGGTGACCTCCTCGGCCTTCGACCGGGCCTCGGAGAGGAGCTGGTCGGCCTCACGACGGGCGTCGGAGACGTGGTCGTCGGCGGTCCGCTGGGCCATCATCAGCACCCGCAGCGCCTGCTGCTCGCCGTCGCCGGCGTTGGCCGGGCCACCGCTGGCGCGGACCTGCTCGAGCTCGGCCTGCATCGCCCGCGCGGCCTGCTCGGCCGCGGCCTTGTCGCGCTGCACCCGGTCGAGCTGGGCCTTGACGTCGTTGAGCTCGGCCGCGAGACGGGCGTCGCCGCCGGGGCCGGCCGGAGCGCCGCCACGACCGCCGCGCTCCACCTGGGCGCGCAGCTCGT
This genomic interval from Micromonospora coxensis contains the following:
- the hisB gene encoding imidazoleglycerol-phosphate dehydratase HisB encodes the protein MSRTARIERITKETNVLVVLDLDGTGQAEISTGVGFYDHMLHQIARHGGFDLTVRTVGDLEIDAHHTMEDTALALGAAFDQALGDKAGIRRYGSATVPMDEVLVRAAVDLSGRPYVVHDEPVLAPYIGPVYPTSMTRHIWESFGQSARITLHVDVLRAARPGGHPDAHHVVEAQFKAVSRALREATAIDPRNAGVVPSTKGAL
- a CDS encoding histidinol-phosphate transaminase yields the protein MTTLDDLPIRDDLRGLRPYGAPQLDVAVRLNTNENSYPVPEPVVEAIGKALAAELRELNRYPDRDAVALRADLAAYLGHGLTVDQVWAANGSNEIQQQLLQAFGGPGRSALGFVPAYSMHPLLALGTGTRWIPAARGVDFGLTVDEAVTQVREHTPDVVFLCSPNNPTGTALDPAVVAAVLDVAPGMVVVDEAYAEFARPGTVSALAVLPGHPRLVVTRTMSKAFGFAGGRLGYLAADPAVVAAVQLVRLPYHLSALTQAAARAALAHRDALLGTVDAIMAQRDRIVAELRARGRRVADSDANFVLFEVGGDQAAAWRTLLDAGVLVRDVGLPGWLRVTAGTPAETDAFLAAMEKIS
- the hisD gene encoding histidinol dehydrogenase, with product MLNRIDLRGGVRDPRRLLPRAQLDVSVAVERIRPLVEAVRDHGYPAIREASERFDGVSPEVLRVPAEVIAEAEGTLDPQVRAALLESITRARKVHADQRRTDHTTQVVPGGTVTERWVPVDRVGLYVPGGLAMYPSTVVMNVVPAQAAGVRSLVVVSPPQKENGGLPDQRVLAACALLGVDEVYAVGGAQAVAMLAYGAAVDPEGALRCDPVDMITGPGNIWVTAAKRLLRGVVGIDAEAGPTEIAILADDTADPAHVAADLISQAEHDPLAASVLVTPSLALADAVDEELARQVPATKHVERVSTALGGEQSGIVLVDDLAAGLRVVDAYAAEHLEIQTENAREWAMRVRNAGAIFVGAWAPVSLGDYCAGSNHVLPTGGCARHSSGLSVQSFLRGVHLVEYTREALREVAPHVVTLATVEDLPAHGQAVSVRFAGETP
- a CDS encoding LON peptidase substrate-binding domain-containing protein, whose product is MTARLPVFPLATVLFPGLVLPLHIFEERYRTLIRDLVGRPEGAPREFGVVAIRTGWEVAPAPGRAVPGGGEVTLHEVGCTAELRQVTELDDGGFDIVTVGRRRFRIADVDRASAPYLTAEVQWLPEPSGTDEVTELLAARVIAVFRQYLALVRPGEQEVSEQLPEDPTVLSHLVAATAALTVADRQRLLAVDDTAARLRAELRLLNREAALLRQVRAVPVPLSDLASPPTPN
- a CDS encoding DUF2567 domain-containing protein; this encodes MSPDTPDPHRPAEPGRAAPAPADPVDAAHPPVPAASTPFAGTPAPNDPGAAPAAGPDGGAPPAATADGGAPPPFSGTPTGAWPPPGILWPPAYAAPPQPREPLRRTVAVLAATVLGITALGVPLGLLWAAVAPDTPVVKTADGAVYAQPQPEQPIAADGWFSLLGLGFGVLAAIGLWVVLRRRRGPAVLGATALGGLGAALVGWQVGRRIGLGGYQRLLADAPEGTAFGKPADLRAGGIEWVFGVLPVPFGDVLLPAFAAAVTYTLLAGWSRWPSLRPEPVSEPTGLAVPEGSGVPGPPGGASAPGRD
- a CDS encoding MinD/ParA family ATP-binding protein; amino-acid sequence: MARGGRALDGTETGWGRSAEPAPRWRALLDRARLGGRTPEQVEADRRAEEPPARDPLPRRGSGTGWSGRASAAVPPAQPTYGADPGYRAEASYRVDPAYRAQPGYPPDPGHRADPGYPPEPVAESRYALLDNGYRHEPPPTESRYAPLLDDGYRPGYAPAEPTYPQQPGYRAEAAYPAAPAYPAEPAYPAEPAYPAEPAYPAVTADRAYPARIEPARIEWRPQTPQDEQERAAGILRRDLGTPRVLAFANPKGGVHKTTATVLAAATVGSVRGRGVLAWDDNELRGTLGLRAGSARHARTIRHLISDLAHIEIRDGADLLEALDDYLRHASDGSYDVLAGEESPRFAQRLDQFTVKRVLELLRRTHDVVCVDTGNNVESANWRTVMHAADQLVVTTVPREDAAFSADWMLDLLHEVGMGELADNAVTLISCPTPGRSSLQDDLERHFATRTRAVAVVPYDPALETGSSIEYHQLQPETRQAWLRAAAVMLEPFAR
- a CDS encoding RluA family pseudouridine synthase, with translation MTSAFAAGGDHRSLPVPDGLDGMRLDQAVARLFGLSRTAAAALVDAGDALVDGVVRANSHKVKAGSWLEVTLPAPAAPPTVVPQAVPGLTVVYADDDIVVVDKPVGVAAHPSPGWTGPTVIGGLAGIGHRISTSGAAERQGVVHRLDVGTTGVMVVAKSEQAYTALKRAFKYREVEKRYHAVVQGHPDPLRGTIDAPIDRHPHHDYRWAVVSGGKPSITHYDTLEAFPAASLLDVRLETGRTHQIRVHFSTLRHPCVGDLTYGADPTLSARLGLSRQWLHARSLSFLHPRTGDEVTFVSEYPDDLAHALSVLRD
- the lspA gene encoding signal peptidase II; protein product: MTTAPTAGSGTAEPGGGTSRRRAVVVLASIALVALLADLLTKHLALLNLDDRPPVRLLGGAVYLTLTRNSGAAWSIGADHTWIFPLITIGVVGWIAWMALRLRSLPWAISLGLVLGGALGNLVDRIFRAPGHFVGHVVDMVSLFDPYGRVWPVFNLADSALVSGVVLAVLLELTGRQRDGSRLGKDDGRDTEATPAGTEQRERA